The Kroppenstedtia pulmonis genome has a segment encoding these proteins:
- a CDS encoding helix-turn-helix transcriptional regulator yields MTQNNPWLMAWRGWKEIDLSQRQEMILRIVKDAGPITGEQIAEKLNLTRATLRPDLAILTMSGFLDARPRVGYFYSGKTGNQLLGEQVRKLLVKDYKSVPVVCQENTSVYDAICTMFLEDVGTLFVVKEGGFLVGVISRKDLLKSSMGSQDLQAIPTGVIMTRMPNIITCHPDDTLYDASSKLIRNQVDALPVVKEAANGEGMEVVGRITKTTITKAFVELGEGVSSV; encoded by the coding sequence ATGACACAAAATAACCCGTGGCTTATGGCATGGAGGGGGTGGAAGGAAATCGATTTATCACAGCGCCAGGAGATGATTCTCCGTATTGTAAAAGATGCAGGACCGATCACAGGAGAGCAGATTGCTGAAAAGCTTAACCTGACCCGGGCGACCTTGCGGCCTGATCTTGCTATTTTAACGATGTCCGGTTTTCTGGATGCCCGACCACGGGTGGGATATTTTTATTCAGGGAAGACGGGAAATCAGCTATTGGGAGAACAGGTCCGCAAGCTGTTGGTGAAGGATTATAAGTCTGTCCCGGTTGTGTGTCAGGAAAATACATCGGTATACGATGCTATCTGTACCATGTTTCTGGAAGATGTGGGAACCTTATTTGTGGTGAAAGAGGGAGGATTCCTCGTCGGAGTGATATCCCGTAAAGATTTGTTAAAAAGCTCGATGGGAAGTCAGGATCTGCAAGCGATCCCCACTGGTGTCATTATGACACGGATGCCGAATATCATCACCTGTCATCCTGATGATACCCTTTATGATGCTTCCTCTAAGCTGATTCGAAACCAGGTGGATGCCCTGCCGGTGGTCAAAGAGGCGGCGAATGGAGAGGGAATGGAAGTAGTGGGTCGTATTACAAAAACGACGATTACCAAAGCATTTGTTGAACTGGGTGAAGGTGTATCGTCTGTTTAG
- the glyS gene encoding glycine--tRNA ligase subunit beta, with product MPKRDLLFEIGCEEIPARYVEQGTQQLSVKLSGWLKDHRITYTEIETFGTPRRLAAVIRQVAEFQEDIEEEVKGPARRIALAEDGSWSKAAEGFARKQGVSVEDLSWKEFKGETYVFAKKHQKGLSTADLLKEKLPTMIESLHFPQTMRWGSRRNRFIRPVRWLVCLFGEEVIPVEWAGVTASNRSRGHRFLGEEVTILSPAHYADALEGEWVIPDVSKRRSMIREQLTQLEKEHGWRIPVDEGLLDEVTHLVEYPTALYGSFDEEYLELPPAVLITTMREHQRYFPVEGANGELLPYFVTVRNGDDHALDVVAKGNEKVLSARLADARFFYDEDLKTPIQDAIDKLDQVVYFEGLGTVGDQVRRIRSLVLNMAYRFGLEAGEVQKLLRAAEISKFDLTTYMVSEFPELAGIMGEEYAVKAGENPAVAQAVLEHHYPRFGGDTVPEFLIGSLISLADKVDAVASAFSIGIQPTGSQDPYGLRRRAAGAVQILMEKRWPEISLDELLTQALTRLQHDGWLKRPLDEVKGELLSFFQLRLKASLQDQGIRYDIIDAVLASDLSYPWLVVEKAKTLSKQVEEESFKHVVEGFSRAANLAEKGESGVEVDPEKFAEEAEHNLWEAVVAAKETFNKSHKEQHAEAMYNAIQVLAPVIHNFFDEVLVMVEDEDQRKNRLALLGEIHQLVTRYAAFKKIVFA from the coding sequence ATGCCTAAACGAGACTTACTGTTTGAAATCGGATGTGAAGAAATTCCGGCCCGATATGTGGAGCAAGGGACCCAACAATTATCGGTAAAGCTGTCGGGATGGTTAAAGGATCATCGTATCACCTATACAGAAATTGAAACTTTTGGTACTCCCCGGCGGTTGGCCGCCGTGATCCGCCAAGTAGCCGAATTTCAGGAAGATATCGAAGAAGAAGTGAAAGGTCCCGCACGGCGGATCGCCCTTGCCGAAGACGGGAGCTGGAGTAAGGCTGCAGAGGGTTTTGCCCGTAAACAAGGGGTGTCCGTTGAGGATCTTTCATGGAAAGAGTTCAAAGGGGAAACCTACGTCTTTGCCAAAAAACATCAAAAAGGTTTATCGACTGCGGATTTGTTAAAAGAAAAACTTCCGACTATGATTGAATCCCTTCACTTTCCTCAGACGATGCGCTGGGGTAGCCGCCGCAACCGCTTTATTCGGCCGGTACGCTGGCTGGTTTGCCTTTTCGGCGAAGAGGTGATTCCAGTGGAGTGGGCTGGAGTAACGGCAAGCAATCGGAGCAGAGGACACCGCTTTCTGGGTGAAGAAGTGACGATACTTTCCCCTGCTCATTATGCCGATGCCTTGGAAGGTGAATGGGTAATTCCGGATGTTTCCAAAAGGCGATCCATGATTCGGGAACAATTGACCCAACTGGAAAAAGAGCATGGCTGGCGCATTCCGGTGGATGAAGGTTTGTTGGATGAAGTTACACACTTGGTGGAATACCCTACCGCTTTGTATGGAAGCTTTGATGAAGAGTATTTGGAGTTACCGCCGGCGGTGTTGATTACCACGATGAGAGAGCATCAGCGCTATTTTCCGGTGGAAGGAGCAAACGGTGAACTATTGCCTTATTTTGTAACCGTACGGAACGGAGATGATCATGCTTTGGATGTGGTAGCCAAAGGAAATGAAAAAGTTCTCTCCGCCCGTTTAGCGGATGCTCGCTTCTTCTATGATGAAGATCTGAAAACACCGATTCAGGATGCGATTGATAAATTGGATCAAGTCGTCTATTTTGAAGGGTTGGGCACGGTTGGAGACCAGGTTCGTCGAATCCGTTCATTGGTTCTGAACATGGCCTACCGATTTGGGTTGGAAGCCGGTGAAGTGCAAAAATTGTTGCGCGCAGCGGAGATATCCAAATTTGACTTGACCACCTATATGGTATCCGAGTTTCCGGAATTGGCAGGTATCATGGGGGAAGAGTACGCAGTCAAAGCCGGGGAGAATCCGGCAGTGGCCCAGGCTGTACTGGAACACCATTATCCTCGGTTTGGGGGGGACACCGTTCCGGAGTTTCTAATTGGATCTTTGATCAGTTTGGCCGATAAAGTGGATGCAGTGGCCTCTGCTTTTTCCATCGGGATTCAGCCCACCGGATCTCAGGATCCTTATGGCTTACGACGTCGTGCGGCAGGTGCAGTTCAGATATTGATGGAAAAAAGATGGCCGGAAATTTCTTTGGACGAATTGTTGACACAAGCCTTAACCCGCTTACAGCATGATGGTTGGCTAAAACGCCCCTTGGATGAAGTAAAGGGAGAGCTGCTTTCTTTCTTCCAACTTCGACTTAAGGCTTCCTTGCAGGATCAGGGAATTCGATATGATATCATCGATGCCGTACTGGCTTCTGATTTATCCTATCCCTGGTTGGTGGTGGAAAAGGCCAAAACTTTGTCCAAGCAAGTAGAGGAAGAAAGTTTTAAGCATGTGGTGGAAGGGTTTAGCCGTGCGGCAAACCTGGCTGAGAAAGGGGAATCAGGAGTCGAGGTGGATCCGGAGAAATTTGCCGAGGAAGCGGAACACAACTTGTGGGAGGCAGTAGTTGCGGCAAAAGAGACCTTCAACAAGAGTCACAAAGAGCAACATGCAGAGGCGATGTATAACGCCATCCAGGTGTTGGCTCCGGTTATCCATAACTTCTTTGATGAGGTATTGGTAATGGTGGAAGACGAGGATCAACGCAAAAACCGTTTGGCTTTATTGGGAGAGATCCATCAATTGGTTACGAGGTATGCAGCGTTTAAAAAAATCGTGTTTGCCTGA
- the glyQ gene encoding glycine--tRNA ligase subunit alpha, which produces MNMQQIILQLQSFWSDKGCVLAQPYDVEKGAGTMNPMTFLRSLGPEPWNVAYVEPSRRPDDGRYGENPNRVYQHHQFQVIMKPSPDHIQELYLDSLQALGINPLEHDIRFVEDNWENPAMGAAGLGWEVWLDGMEVTQFTYFQQVGGLEVDPVSVEITYGLERIASYIQDKENIYDLTWVEGVTYGDIFKQPEYEHSKYSFEVSDSKKLFHWFDQYEDEAKRALKEKLVFPAYDYVLKCSHTFNLLDARGAISVTERTGYLARVRNLARSCAKTFVEERKRLGFPMLKQGGGKDA; this is translated from the coding sequence TTGAATATGCAACAAATCATATTACAGTTGCAATCGTTTTGGAGTGACAAGGGATGTGTATTGGCACAACCCTATGATGTGGAAAAAGGGGCAGGAACGATGAATCCAATGACGTTTCTTCGCTCCCTTGGGCCGGAACCCTGGAATGTTGCCTATGTGGAGCCTTCACGGCGTCCGGATGATGGTCGTTACGGAGAAAACCCCAATCGGGTATACCAGCATCACCAATTCCAGGTTATTATGAAGCCTTCCCCAGATCATATTCAGGAGTTGTATCTGGACAGTCTGCAAGCACTGGGTATCAACCCTTTGGAGCATGATATCCGTTTTGTCGAAGACAACTGGGAAAATCCGGCGATGGGAGCGGCGGGTCTCGGCTGGGAGGTATGGCTGGACGGAATGGAAGTGACTCAGTTTACTTACTTTCAACAGGTGGGAGGGTTGGAAGTAGATCCGGTGTCCGTAGAGATTACATACGGATTGGAGCGGATTGCTTCTTATATTCAGGATAAAGAAAATATCTATGATCTGACCTGGGTGGAAGGGGTTACTTACGGAGATATTTTCAAACAGCCGGAGTATGAGCACTCCAAGTATTCCTTTGAAGTATCCGATTCAAAGAAACTGTTTCACTGGTTTGACCAGTATGAGGATGAAGCCAAGCGGGCCTTGAAGGAAAAGCTGGTTTTTCCCGCGTATGACTATGTACTAAAGTGTTCCCATACCTTTAATTTGTTGGATGCCAGAGGGGCGATCAGCGTAACCGAACGGACAGGCTATCTGGCCCGGGTACGAAACTTGGCCCGCTCCTGTGCCAAAACCTTTGTGGAAGAGAGAAAACGGCTTGGATTTCCGATGTTAAAACAAGGAGGGGGAAAGGATGCCTAA
- the recO gene encoding DNA repair protein RecO, with product MLAKTEGIVLRTRDYGESNKVVVLFTPEHGKLAAMARGAKKPKSRLSAATQPFTLGQFLCFTGSGMATISQADILQSYYPLRADLFLTAYASYLTELLDKMTEEKEPQPLLYDLLHSTLHALEEGTDPDILCRLFELKVLEVAGYRPRLDGCVHCRRWDLPMQFSVSFGGLLCSDDAKRDPYAISLSPAALRILKQLQRVMPDRLGKIQVQDETKHQMERVLRSFINEYVDRSFKSRKFLDQIRRDWEKNS from the coding sequence ATGTTGGCAAAAACCGAGGGAATAGTCCTCCGAACTCGGGATTATGGGGAGAGCAATAAAGTAGTGGTATTGTTTACCCCGGAACATGGGAAGTTGGCGGCGATGGCACGAGGTGCCAAGAAACCGAAAAGTCGATTAAGCGCCGCCACCCAACCCTTCACTCTGGGGCAGTTTCTTTGTTTTACCGGCAGTGGGATGGCTACCATTTCTCAGGCAGACATCCTGCAAAGTTATTATCCGCTTCGAGCGGATCTTTTTTTGACAGCTTATGCCTCCTATTTGACGGAACTTTTGGATAAAATGACAGAAGAGAAGGAACCTCAACCTTTGTTGTATGATTTGCTTCATTCGACTCTCCATGCTTTGGAGGAGGGAACCGATCCGGACATTTTATGTCGCTTGTTTGAATTGAAAGTTTTGGAGGTTGCCGGATATCGTCCCAGGTTGGATGGTTGTGTTCACTGTCGCCGGTGGGATCTTCCGATGCAATTTAGTGTCTCCTTCGGCGGGTTGTTATGTTCAGATGATGCTAAACGTGATCCCTATGCAATCTCTTTGTCTCCGGCTGCTCTTCGAATCCTGAAGCAATTGCAACGAGTGATGCCGGATCGGTTAGGGAAAATCCAAGTACAAGATGAGACCAAACATCAAATGGAGCGGGTATTGCGTTCTTTTATAAATGAGTATGTAGATCGTTCTTTCAAATCCCGTAAATTTCTGGATCAGATTCGAAGGGACTGGGAGAAAAATTCATGA
- a CDS encoding YqzL family protein, translating to MRSFSWNCFTVTGSVDAYLLFKVAEAVMDQPERRLPKKQKKREKLKEKS from the coding sequence TTGCGCAGCTTTTCCTGGAATTGTTTTACGGTAACTGGAAGTGTCGATGCCTATTTATTATTTAAGGTTGCGGAAGCAGTGATGGATCAACCGGAACGGCGTTTACCGAAAAAGCAAAAAAAGAGAGAAAAGCTTAAGGAGAAAAGTTGA
- the era gene encoding GTPase Era has protein sequence MHKSGFVALIGRPNVGKSTLLNQILGQKVAIMSDKPQTTRNKIRGVYTTETEQIIFLDTPGIHKPKSRLGDWMVQSAREAFEEVDVVLFLVDAKEGLGPGDRFIIEQLKEVQTPVFLVVNKIDQVHPDDLLPFIDEYRQLFPFKEVVPVSALYGNNTSTLLNVILKELSEGPAYYPSDYITDHPERFIVGELIREKVLHLTREEVPHSVAVIVEEMSREEDSETILVRATIYTERSSQKGILIGKQGSLLKEVGRRARQEIQRLLGSKVYLDLWIKVKKDWRNEEFLLRQFGYRDEE, from the coding sequence ATGCATAAATCCGGATTTGTAGCATTAATCGGTCGCCCGAATGTGGGTAAGTCCACTTTGTTGAACCAGATACTGGGGCAGAAAGTGGCGATTATGTCAGATAAACCTCAAACCACCCGTAACAAGATTCGGGGTGTCTATACGACAGAGACGGAGCAGATTATCTTTCTGGACACACCTGGCATTCACAAACCCAAATCCCGTTTGGGAGACTGGATGGTCCAGTCGGCAAGGGAAGCTTTTGAAGAAGTGGATGTGGTTTTATTTTTGGTAGATGCCAAGGAGGGTTTGGGTCCGGGGGATCGTTTTATCATTGAACAATTAAAGGAAGTCCAGACACCGGTGTTTCTTGTCGTAAATAAAATCGATCAGGTTCATCCGGATGACTTGTTGCCTTTTATCGACGAATACCGGCAACTTTTTCCCTTTAAAGAAGTGGTTCCTGTTTCGGCTTTGTATGGGAATAATACTTCCACCCTTTTAAACGTGATCCTGAAGGAGTTGTCCGAGGGACCGGCTTATTATCCTTCGGACTATATCACGGATCATCCGGAACGATTTATCGTAGGGGAACTGATTCGGGAAAAGGTATTGCACTTGACCCGTGAGGAAGTCCCTCATTCCGTGGCTGTCATCGTGGAAGAGATGAGTCGAGAGGAAGACAGTGAGACCATTTTGGTTCGGGCTACGATTTATACGGAACGTTCTTCACAAAAAGGGATTTTGATTGGAAAACAAGGCTCCTTGCTAAAAGAAGTGGGGCGGAGAGCCCGACAGGAAATTCAACGTCTGTTAGGAAGCAAGGTGTACCTGGATCTTTGGATTAAAGTGAAGAAGGACTGGCGTAATGAGGAGTTTTTGCTGCGCCAGTTCGGATACCGGGATGAAGAATGA
- a CDS encoding cytidine deaminase → MTPKKLMDEALKASKKAYVPYSRFPVGAAVLTEDGMIYSGCNIENASFGLTNCAERTALFKAVSDGVHRFSALAVIADTKGPVSPCGACRQVMAELCPGDMKVYLGNVSGELQETTVGELLPGAFQKGDLNSHA, encoded by the coding sequence ATAACGCCCAAAAAATTGATGGATGAAGCCCTGAAAGCCAGCAAAAAAGCGTATGTACCCTACTCCCGTTTTCCCGTCGGAGCTGCTGTTTTAACTGAAGATGGAATGATTTACTCAGGATGCAATATCGAGAACGCTTCCTTCGGACTGACCAATTGTGCGGAACGAACAGCGTTATTTAAAGCGGTATCAGATGGAGTCCACCGTTTCTCCGCACTTGCGGTTATCGCAGATACAAAGGGACCGGTATCGCCCTGTGGAGCCTGTCGCCAGGTTATGGCAGAGCTGTGTCCTGGGGATATGAAAGTATATCTTGGCAATGTATCCGGTGAGCTTCAGGAAACGACAGTAGGAGAGTTACTTCCTGGTGCTTTTCAGAAGGGAGATTTGAATTCCCATGCATAA
- a CDS encoding DUF502 domain-containing protein — MLKKIRTYLTLGVLALLPTVATIYILKLLFGFIDPVLGIAFSQVLVWLGLVQFPLQVGGILFQSYIPGVGLILTLILLILVGMMTQSLFGKQVFRFTEHVFFRVPLARSIYSTTQQIINAYVRDSGSFKQVVMVQYPRKGLYTLGFMTGESNGEVQVKTKERVLNIFLPTTPNPTSGWLVLVPEKDVVFLNMSVEDGLKYIISGGVVVPPWSGLPDEEESTSLVEAKHLKVDRHERINDDDNAQKIDG, encoded by the coding sequence ATGCTGAAAAAGATTCGGACCTACTTGACACTTGGTGTTTTAGCACTTTTACCCACAGTTGCAACGATATACATTCTGAAATTGCTCTTTGGCTTTATTGATCCCGTACTGGGTATCGCTTTTTCTCAAGTTCTGGTTTGGCTGGGTCTGGTTCAGTTCCCACTCCAGGTGGGAGGGATTTTGTTTCAGAGTTACATCCCTGGAGTGGGCCTGATTCTGACACTTATATTGCTGATACTGGTTGGTATGATGACCCAAAGCCTGTTTGGAAAACAGGTGTTTCGTTTTACGGAGCACGTATTTTTTCGGGTCCCTCTGGCTCGCAGTATCTATTCAACCACCCAGCAGATTATCAATGCCTATGTTCGGGACAGTGGGAGCTTCAAGCAGGTGGTAATGGTCCAGTATCCTCGTAAAGGACTGTATACACTTGGATTTATGACAGGAGAAAGCAATGGAGAAGTTCAGGTGAAAACCAAGGAACGAGTGTTGAATATATTTCTTCCTACAACACCTAACCCCACATCAGGCTGGTTGGTTTTGGTTCCGGAAAAGGATGTGGTTTTTTTGAACATGTCCGTGGAAGACGGGTTGAAATACATTATTTCCGGAGGAGTGGTGGTACCGCCTTGGAGCGGGTTGCCTGATGAAGAAGAGAGCACTTCCTTAGTCGAGGCCAAACACTTAAAGGTGGACAGGCATGAAAGGATAAATGATGATGATAACGCCCAAAAAATTGATGGATGA
- a CDS encoding diacylglycerol kinase — MWLNKLLSSFRFALEGLRYTWVSQRNMRIHFIAALAVLLLSFFLSLSKLEMLLIFLCIVIVLMAELFNTAVEAVVDMVTKEFHPLAKIAKDVAAGAVLLSAGMAVIVGISIFYPYLMVLSLESFGKVSHPPNMGMAALIAFNFFFTLAVKGFFHSRRIHDWEPSMTTSLASCIATTLVLMIGNLLVTLLILLLTGLLLGTKMRITMKKGPVILGALLGMVVALIGFQVM, encoded by the coding sequence ATGTGGTTAAATAAATTGCTTAGCAGCTTTCGTTTTGCTTTGGAGGGTTTGAGATATACATGGGTCAGTCAGCGTAATATGAGGATTCATTTCATAGCTGCTCTGGCAGTGTTGTTGCTCAGTTTTTTTCTGTCCTTGAGCAAACTTGAAATGCTGTTGATCTTTTTGTGTATTGTAATTGTATTGATGGCGGAGTTGTTCAACACCGCTGTTGAAGCCGTTGTCGATATGGTTACAAAGGAGTTTCATCCATTGGCGAAAATCGCCAAGGATGTGGCAGCTGGAGCGGTACTTCTCAGTGCAGGGATGGCTGTAATCGTGGGAATCAGTATTTTTTATCCCTATTTGATGGTGCTGTCTCTGGAGTCTTTTGGGAAGGTTTCCCATCCTCCGAACATGGGTATGGCTGCTTTAATCGCTTTTAATTTCTTTTTCACACTTGCTGTAAAGGGTTTTTTTCACAGCAGACGAATACATGATTGGGAACCCAGTATGACCACATCCCTGGCAAGTTGCATTGCTACAACCCTGGTACTGATGATCGGAAATCTTCTTGTCACTCTACTGATTCTGTTACTCACCGGTTTGTTGCTTGGAACCAAGATGCGAATCACAATGAAAAAAGGTCCGGTTATCTTGGGAGCCTTGTTGGGGATGGTTGTAGCCTTGATTGGTTTTCAAGTGATGTAA
- the ybeY gene encoding rRNA maturation RNase YbeY has product MVEMEVHPALSDHEKEAVQTIKQALVETADMEELGIPSAEVSVVIVDDEEIHQLNRDFRNVDRPTDVLSFPQWESKEEWVTCKDSPLPLGDIVISLSRAREQSDTYGHSLKREVAFLAVHGFLHLLGYNHTTEEEEKIMFSRQEEVLSRIGLTR; this is encoded by the coding sequence ATGGTAGAAATGGAAGTTCACCCGGCCCTTTCAGACCATGAAAAAGAAGCGGTTCAAACGATCAAGCAGGCTCTGGTGGAAACCGCAGATATGGAAGAATTGGGTATTCCTTCAGCTGAAGTATCTGTTGTGATTGTGGATGATGAAGAAATTCACCAATTGAACCGAGACTTTCGGAATGTGGATCGACCAACAGATGTTCTCTCTTTTCCTCAATGGGAATCAAAAGAGGAGTGGGTGACATGTAAGGATTCCCCCCTTCCTCTGGGGGATATTGTAATTTCCCTGTCCAGAGCCAGGGAACAATCAGACACATACGGCCATTCACTGAAAAGAGAAGTGGCATTTCTGGCCGTACATGGTTTTCTTCACTTGCTAGGATATAACCATACAACAGAGGAAGAAGAAAAGATCATGTTTTCCCGTCAGGAAGAGGTCTTGTCCCGAATTGGGCTGACGAGGTAA
- a CDS encoding HD family phosphohydrolase → MKEKNKPQQKPYWRTWLRLPADWRSSSRVRFLLYMGIGILCFLLLMGHVLPQQYDLSPGSISTETILSPVTKIDQAATEEAKRQAANSVGKQYRIDEQLTERQVKRLDGIYADIRRNLSDDSLSEKEKITNLKDILPADLPKEFYTKLVRIDVNQLTEMRIFSREIIQDVLTDGVRKDELDKSKDQIDRSLVTSSLGSHARYIVRELTRSMVIPNELYDEERTDKLKEAARESVDPIPIRKGETIVSSGEVITEDQHKQLQELGFLKDHTNPWPLTGLALIVALMMGLLFLYVHRFQPHVHQDNIKTIMLLSVFFLTMMGMKVVALGQNLEWGTVGYLAPVALGTMLITLLLDLHLALWCGVLFGISASMFFNAENPLLFDFRYGMVALVSGFAGAFALSGVQNRLSILKAGAIASGGSVITIAAIYALVPVDGDWIVLLQSLGFGIASGLFSAVLTIGFLQPFEAMFDILSPLRLLELSNPNHPLLRKLLIKTPGTYHHSVMVGNLAEAACEAVGANGLLARVGAYYHDLGKTKRPQFFIENQMAENPHDKISPNLSKSIIIAHPRDGVEMLKAYNIPTPILDIAAQHHGTTLLKYFYNKAKELGGQVLESDFRYPGPKAQFKESAIVGIADSVEAAVRSLARPTPDRIETMVRKIITDRLEDGQFDECDLTLKELDLIARSMCETLQGIFHSRIEYPDEVQGKGVKPA, encoded by the coding sequence ATGAAGGAAAAAAATAAGCCCCAACAGAAACCATATTGGCGGACCTGGCTACGATTGCCTGCCGACTGGAGGTCGAGCAGCCGGGTTCGATTTTTGTTGTATATGGGAATAGGAATTCTTTGTTTTCTTCTCCTGATGGGTCATGTTTTACCCCAACAGTATGATTTGTCACCAGGTTCCATCAGCACTGAGACCATCTTGTCTCCTGTTACCAAAATCGATCAAGCGGCGACGGAAGAAGCAAAGAGGCAGGCGGCGAATTCCGTCGGGAAGCAGTATCGGATTGATGAGCAACTGACGGAGAGACAGGTTAAACGCTTGGATGGGATTTATGCGGATATTCGCAGGAATCTATCAGATGATTCTCTTTCAGAGAAGGAAAAAATAACAAACCTCAAGGATATCTTACCAGCGGATTTGCCGAAGGAATTTTATACGAAGCTGGTTCGGATCGATGTGAATCAACTGACGGAAATGCGTATTTTCAGTCGCGAGATTATCCAGGATGTCTTGACAGACGGTGTACGGAAAGATGAGCTGGATAAAAGCAAGGATCAGATTGATCGTTCCCTGGTTACCTCTTCCCTGGGAAGCCATGCCCGTTATATCGTACGGGAATTAACACGATCCATGGTGATTCCCAATGAACTTTACGATGAGGAGAGAACCGATAAACTGAAAGAAGCTGCCCGGGAAAGTGTGGATCCCATCCCGATTCGAAAAGGGGAAACCATCGTCTCCAGCGGGGAGGTCATCACAGAGGACCAGCATAAGCAATTGCAAGAACTGGGTTTTCTGAAGGATCACACCAATCCCTGGCCCTTAACAGGTCTTGCATTGATCGTAGCCTTGATGATGGGACTGCTTTTTTTGTACGTCCACCGCTTTCAACCCCATGTACATCAGGACAATATCAAGACGATTATGCTCTTATCCGTTTTCTTTCTTACGATGATGGGGATGAAGGTTGTCGCCTTGGGGCAAAATTTGGAATGGGGAACAGTCGGTTACTTAGCTCCCGTGGCTTTGGGTACGATGTTGATCACACTGCTGTTGGATCTGCACCTGGCATTGTGGTGCGGCGTATTGTTCGGCATTTCCGCCAGTATGTTTTTTAATGCGGAAAATCCCTTACTCTTTGATTTCCGTTATGGAATGGTTGCTTTAGTAAGTGGATTTGCCGGGGCATTTGCTTTATCCGGGGTGCAAAATCGTCTGTCGATCTTAAAAGCAGGTGCCATCGCTTCCGGGGGAAGTGTCATCACCATTGCTGCTATTTATGCCCTGGTTCCCGTTGACGGTGATTGGATCGTATTATTGCAATCCCTGGGATTTGGCATTGCCAGCGGCCTCTTTTCAGCTGTATTGACCATCGGTTTTTTACAACCCTTTGAGGCGATGTTTGATATTTTGTCTCCCCTGAGGTTGTTGGAACTGTCTAATCCCAATCATCCTCTTCTGCGCAAGCTTTTAATCAAAACACCAGGAACCTATCATCATTCTGTTATGGTTGGCAATTTGGCGGAGGCTGCTTGTGAAGCAGTGGGAGCCAACGGACTGCTGGCCCGTGTGGGTGCTTACTATCATGATTTGGGGAAGACAAAACGACCACAATTTTTTATTGAAAATCAAATGGCGGAAAATCCCCATGACAAGATATCCCCCAACTTAAGCAAGTCGATTATTATTGCCCACCCCAGAGATGGAGTGGAAATGCTGAAAGCATACAATATTCCCACTCCGATACTGGATATTGCTGCTCAACATCATGGAACCACCCTGTTGAAATACTTTTACAATAAGGCTAAGGAATTGGGAGGGCAGGTTCTGGAGTCTGATTTTCGATATCCCGGTCCAAAGGCTCAATTTAAAGAGTCCGCCATTGTGGGGATCGCTGACAGCGTGGAAGCGGCGGTTCGTTCTTTGGCCCGCCCGACGCCGGACCGGATTGAAACGATGGTACGGAAAATCATTACGGACCGATTGGAAGACGGACAATTCGACGAGTGTGACTTGACTCTGAAGGAGTTGGATCTGATAGCCCGGTCGATGTGTGAAACCTTACAGGGCATTTTTCACTCACGTATTGAATATCCGGATGAGGTACAGGGTAAAGGAGTGAAGCCGGCATGA